Proteins co-encoded in one Leucobacter exalbidus genomic window:
- a CDS encoding site-specific integrase produces MPDDAMKLCPSCEEPRGNRRQGWQPIYQGDEIRGYTCPACPEWGEPIRRVETARGARFVAVVDATPPGAAKRKQTKKTLVTLEEARQWVAEVRAEVAERGGLSSRELTVAQAFEDWLGVAELKPPTVRNYRAQFKPVADAFGTLPVRELEPHHVEKLIASMKSGGKRDGKPFGKWAIRAAVGRLSQALDRLVRHRLLTQNVVQLVDKPKDKRSMRRTFEYWKTTGVGDAAKCPNFDKFRRVADEHRDAGAWRLTLCGMTRADIMGLRWDGDVHFDESDPRNSYAEVNQGRVILDGKDDHVDDAKSEQRYRKVYFERLEPGTVALLRKMKARQAAEKLAAVSAYEDSGYVVVNEAGKPLRPELYSDRFRSLCRKAGVPVIHLHKIRHSLAALLHERGWSVRRAARLLGHTKQVHITNYLPDADNDTLDDLDEQQGAA; encoded by the coding sequence GTGCCCGATGACGCCATGAAGCTGTGCCCGAGTTGCGAAGAGCCACGTGGCAACAGGCGGCAGGGTTGGCAGCCGATCTACCAGGGTGACGAGATTCGCGGCTACACCTGCCCGGCTTGCCCGGAATGGGGTGAACCTATTCGCAGAGTAGAGACTGCTCGCGGCGCGCGCTTCGTTGCGGTCGTCGATGCTACCCCGCCCGGTGCTGCCAAGCGCAAGCAGACTAAAAAAACGCTCGTCACCCTCGAAGAAGCGCGGCAATGGGTCGCTGAGGTGCGCGCCGAGGTCGCAGAGCGTGGCGGACTATCATCTCGCGAACTGACGGTCGCTCAGGCGTTCGAGGATTGGCTCGGCGTCGCTGAGCTGAAACCGCCTACCGTGCGGAACTATCGGGCGCAGTTCAAACCTGTCGCTGATGCGTTCGGCACCTTGCCAGTGCGCGAACTGGAACCGCACCACGTCGAGAAGCTCATCGCCAGCATGAAGAGCGGAGGAAAGCGAGACGGCAAGCCTTTCGGCAAGTGGGCTATACGTGCCGCGGTAGGGCGTCTCTCGCAGGCGCTTGACCGGCTTGTGCGGCACCGACTGCTGACGCAGAATGTCGTGCAGCTCGTCGATAAGCCGAAGGACAAGCGAAGCATGCGCCGCACCTTCGAATATTGGAAAACGACCGGCGTCGGCGACGCAGCGAAGTGTCCAAACTTCGACAAGTTCCGTCGCGTTGCTGACGAGCACCGCGACGCCGGAGCCTGGCGGTTGACTCTCTGCGGCATGACGCGAGCCGACATTATGGGCTTGCGGTGGGATGGAGACGTGCACTTCGATGAGAGCGACCCCCGGAACAGCTACGCCGAAGTAAACCAAGGCCGAGTAATTCTCGACGGCAAAGATGACCATGTGGACGACGCGAAGAGTGAGCAGCGCTACCGGAAGGTCTACTTCGAGAGGCTGGAACCGGGCACCGTCGCACTGCTGCGCAAGATGAAGGCACGCCAGGCAGCGGAGAAGCTCGCGGCGGTGTCAGCCTATGAAGATAGCGGATATGTCGTGGTGAATGAGGCAGGCAAACCTTTGCGGCCCGAGCTGTATAGCGACCGTTTTCGCTCGCTCTGCCGCAAGGCCGGTGTGCCAGTCATTCATCTACACAAGATCAGGCACAGCCTGGCGGCGCTGCTACACGAACGCGGTTGGTCGGTTCGACGGGCGGCTCGCTTGCTTGGTCACACGAAGCAAGTGCACATCACGAACTACCTGCCGGATGCCGACAACGACACGCTCGACGACCTCGACGAGCAGCAAGGCGCGGCCTAG
- a CDS encoding helix-turn-helix domain-containing protein, with the protein MTITKSHEEIIARATALKERLDARRAGREDFTIRETAQMLGVGRYTIDKAIREGRLGHYRPNDRDIRITQSHIDAFRAIAHDGAA; encoded by the coding sequence ATGACCATCACTAAGAGCCACGAAGAGATTATCGCGAGAGCGACCGCACTGAAAGAGCGACTTGACGCAAGGCGTGCGGGGCGCGAAGACTTCACGATCCGAGAGACTGCGCAGATGTTGGGAGTGGGCCGCTACACGATTGATAAGGCGATCCGAGAGGGTCGTCTCGGGCATTACCGACCGAATGATCGCGATATCCGAATCACGCAGTCACACATCGACGCTTTCCGCGCAATTGCTCATGACGGTGCGGCGTGA
- a CDS encoding AAA family ATPase: MNALSLVELDFAPEDVGDGPGTPESCPYKNTSGHEHSHCGFCRRQDKTELRPSSRRDDEVRAQFPLADLAALVDPDRPERSWFWGEVVPEGEHVSIVAPAGEGKSLLTLALAVSAASGARDFIGRPVQLPVGGRVLYLDMENSEDDHSERLIDLGVTPANVAALMERLLMLSLPPLSGLDTHEGAQQLRDILDAYGIQSGDVVVLDSTQRVTEGEENSSDTFRRLYNLTSVELKRRGLTVIRTDNTGHAGDRVRGSSGKRDDVGASFILKRDQRDPEVFSLTPTKRRSKGKGGALTFRRGVDEHGLLVFVPERSTFGDLMGDVRELLDRIGVPTDAGQNKAWQLVKVERERMKAADEEFPKGVTARLVEKVQAERGFSITLVTNDDDAENGGDD, from the coding sequence GTGAATGCTTTGAGTCTCGTGGAACTCGATTTTGCACCTGAAGACGTAGGCGACGGCCCCGGAACACCAGAGTCGTGCCCGTACAAAAACACCAGCGGGCACGAGCACAGCCACTGCGGATTCTGCCGCCGGCAAGATAAGACCGAGCTGCGTCCATCATCGCGCCGGGATGATGAGGTGCGGGCACAGTTCCCGCTTGCCGATCTCGCGGCTCTGGTCGATCCCGACAGGCCAGAACGTTCATGGTTTTGGGGCGAGGTGGTGCCCGAAGGTGAGCACGTCTCTATCGTTGCGCCCGCCGGTGAGGGGAAGTCGCTGCTAACGCTTGCGCTGGCGGTGTCGGCCGCGTCCGGTGCTCGCGACTTTATCGGTCGCCCGGTGCAACTACCCGTGGGCGGGCGCGTTCTCTATTTAGATATGGAGAACAGCGAGGATGACCATTCAGAACGCCTGATCGATCTGGGCGTTACACCTGCAAACGTCGCTGCATTGATGGAGCGGTTGCTCATGCTCTCACTCCCACCGCTGAGCGGTCTTGACACTCACGAAGGCGCACAGCAGCTCCGCGACATACTCGACGCTTACGGCATCCAATCAGGTGACGTAGTGGTGCTCGACTCGACCCAAAGAGTAACCGAGGGCGAAGAGAACAGCTCTGACACATTCCGGCGACTTTATAACCTGACCTCGGTTGAGCTGAAACGGCGGGGTCTTACCGTGATCCGCACTGACAATACCGGGCACGCGGGCGACCGCGTCAGAGGCTCCAGCGGCAAACGCGATGACGTGGGCGCAAGCTTTATTCTCAAGCGTGATCAGCGTGACCCCGAAGTTTTTTCTCTCACCCCAACGAAACGCCGCAGCAAGGGTAAAGGTGGTGCTCTCACATTCCGCCGCGGCGTGGACGAGCACGGCCTGCTTGTGTTCGTACCCGAACGCAGCACGTTCGGTGATCTCATGGGCGACGTACGCGAGCTGCTCGACCGGATTGGCGTGCCAACTGACGCGGGTCAGAACAAGGCCTGGCAACTGGTCAAAGTTGAGCGCGAGCGGATGAAGGCGGCAGATGAGGAATTCCCGAAAGGGGTTACTGCTCGGCTGGTCGAAAAAGTACAGGCCGAACGTGGCTTTTCGATCACGCTCGTGACAAATGACGATGATGCCGAAAACGGCGGTGACGACTGA